The Chitinophaga sp. Cy-1792 genome contains the following window.
ATGGCCACAGCCCTAAATCCGCTGTCAATATTTTGCTGGTTAAAACTTCCTTTCCTGAAATACCAGCCGTCGTTAAACGGCTGGTTAAGCCTGCCTTGCCGGGCCTTTGCGACCAGGGTAACCAGCAGGCAGGTGATACTTAGTATTATAATTTTTTTCATGCACTATTCTATAACCCTAACGAATAAACGAAGTATAGGACATTATTTATATCCATCGTTCTGTTTCAATACAGCATCTTTATTCACATCTATTTCAGATTGCGGAATAGGCAGATGGATATTGTAATCAGCAATATTAGGCCCTGCGGAAGGATTGTATTTCCTGGTACGTTCTACCAGTTTATTTGTTCTGATCAACGTCAGCCTGCGGAGTTCTTCCGCGGTCAGTTCTCTGGCCCTTTCATCGAGGATGTAGTCCAGTGTAATATCCGCAGCGGTCACTGGTGTGGCATTTGCGCGGTTCCTGATCACATTGATACTGTTAGCGGCTCCACCAAGATCTCCCTGCATGAATTGTGCCTCTGCCAGCAGTAAATAGGTTTCACCGAGACGCATCATAATCCTGTCTTTAAAGGAGCTGGAACCTTGTGGATCGCCGGGTTGGAATTCGTACCATTTGGTAGTATGTGCATACATGTAATAGGCTGTATCAGCAGCTTTGGGTACTACCAGCTTGCCGTAATTGGCGCCGGCGGGATCATTGTACCAATAGTTCCGGCGAATATTATACTGCGAGTTGCGCATATCCTTTGTTTCATACAATCCGTAGGTCCACCAGTTGGTAGGCCTTATCCTTCCGATACCGCGGCCACCGAGAGAATCCGCTACCAACATCCCGCTTATATTTACATAAAATGGGCCCCATTCTCTGCGACGTTGGTCGAAGTCGGCGCCTCCACCGGTAATATTATATTGTTGTTCCACCACCCAGATCGCTTCTGTATTTCCCTGGCTGCGGCGCATGCTACCGTAGGTAAACATATCTGCAAACGGGTCGCCGGGCTGACTGGCCTTTACGCCGTATCTCGCAGTTACCAGCGAATAGAATTTACTATCGATAATACTTTGTGCTGCTTTTTGGGCATCTGCCGGCTTGTTAGCTCGCAGGTATGCTTCAGCGAGCAATTGCGCTGCGGCAAATTTATTGATACGACCCTGTGTAGTTACGTTCGCCGGATCGGGCAAATTTGCAGCAGCAAAGGTCAGGTCACTGATGATGAGTGCGATCACATCTGCTTCTGAAGCACGGGTATAGTCTGTACGAGGGGCTGCTACCGGCGTTGTCAGCAGTGGAACACCACCAAAGAGGATCGACAGGTGATTGTAGGCATAAGCCCTGAAGAAACTTGCCTCCGCCTTATACAGCGCGCGCTGCGCATCTGTCAGTGAAGCAGCCGGATTCTGCGTACCTGCGATGATGGTATTGGATGCATTGATTATTTTATAGCACCAGCTCCAGATACTACTAACAGAACTTACGGAAGAGTTCAGGTTACGATAGTCGTCGTAAGGCGCCTGTATTGCGTTGGGCTGGCCGGTAATGGCCAGATCAGTACCCACAAAATAGGTGGCCATTAATCCCTGCGTGTTGCCGTAATCGTTACGGAAGATGCTCTGTAAACCTGCAATGGAGGCTTCAAAACCAAGTGCATCTACCAACGTATTACCCGGAGCATAGGAGGATTTCAATGTTTCATTAAGGAAAGATTTGCGGCAAGCCATAAATGATGTAGTCATCACCCCTGCCAGCAATAAGCTATATATTTTTCGCCTGTTCTTCATGTCTATATCATTTTTAAATTATAAACTGAGGTTAATACCAAATACTACTGTTGCGCTGTTTGGGTAGAAATCTGAACTCTGCTGACCAGTACCCTGGCCATTATTCAGCCTTGCCTGTGTGGAGGTAATGGTAGAAGGTGATGTTTCCGGGTCCCAGTTTTTCCATTTGGTAAACGTAGCCAGGTTACGACCGCTGAGATACATCATCAGGTTAGAAATGTGGTAGCGTTGCAGTAAGTTCTTATCAAACTGGTAACTCAGTGTAATATCTTTCAAACGTATATACGACGCATCTTCCGCATACTTATAACCTCTTGGGTTAGAATAGTACAGGGACGGATTGGTGTTGATCTTATTTTCAGATGTCCAGTAGGGAATATTTGCAGGAAGATTCACTACACCACCCTGGTCGCGGTTATCGAGGATATTATCCGGACGCAGTGATCCGTGTACATCCTGAATGAATATATTAAGGGAAAGATTTTTATAGGTAAATGTATTGGTCAGGCCTGCGATATATTTAGGCAATTGAGTACCGAGATAAGATCGATCGTTAGCATCGATCTTTTTATCGCCATTAATATCTTTGAATTTAATGTAACCTGGTTTGGTACCCGGGTCTATAGAATTATCTTCTCCTTCCTGCCAGATACCGGCCATGGTATAATCGTATATGCCTAACAGTGGTTTACCGATAAAGAGATTGTTGGTGATATCATCTTTACTATCTCCATATAATGCCACTACTTTATTCTTATTAAAGGAGATATTAAAGGAGGTAGACCATGTAAAGTCATTCCCGGTAAGGTTCTTACTGTTCACTAATATTTCCAGTCCCTTGTTGGCTGTTTTACCGATATTATCATAGATGCTGCTATAACCGGTGAGTGAAGGTATTTTACGACTCAGCAGCAGGTCAAATGTATTGGTTTTGTATCCTTCAATACTACCTGTGAGGCGGTTATTGAAGAAACCGAAATCAACGCCTACGTTCAAACCGGTAGTACTTTCCCATTTAAGGTTAGGGTTACCAAGTTTATCAGGGATCACACCTACAGCAGTAACGCCATTATAGATATAAGGGCTGGTGGTAAGGCGGGTCAGGGTCTGGTAGGCACCCACGGCCTGATTACCGGAACGGCCGTAAGAGGCGCGGAGCTTCATCTGTGAGATGGCTGGTATCTCTTTCAGGAAGGCTTCGTTCTGAATATTCCAGCCTATGGCTACGGAAGGGAACACACCGTATTTATTGGAAGCCCCGAATCCGGAGAACCCATCACGGCGGATAGTAGCAGTGATAAGATAACGGCTGTCGTATACATAGTTGGCACGGAACATCTGCGATAACATAGATGTAACAGAATCCGCGGAATAGGTTTTCTGTACCTGTGCTGCACCAAGGTTGTTGAAGAGCAGGTTATCATTTACGAAGCTGTTGGCCGCCAGTGTGGAGGTAAACAACATATCCTGCTGGGCGCTGTATAACGCAGTAAAGTCGAGGGCATGCTTACCGAAAGTTTTCGCATAGCTCAGCACATTCTCTACTATCCATTGTTTGGCTTCTTCGTTGTATACATTGGCCGTACCGAGGTTATCACCCATTTTACGGCCGGTATAGTCTGCAGTACGTTTAGGACGATAGCCATAAGATGCGTTTACGCGGTATTTCAGGCCTTTCAGGAAAGTTGGCGCCACCTCAGCATAGCCGCTCGCGTTAATATTCTTATTGCGATTGAGCCCTGGATTATACAGGTTTATCAGTGGAT
Protein-coding sequences here:
- a CDS encoding RagB/SusD family nutrient uptake outer membrane protein, which encodes MKNRRKIYSLLLAGVMTTSFMACRKSFLNETLKSSYAPGNTLVDALGFEASIAGLQSIFRNDYGNTQGLMATYFVGTDLAITGQPNAIQAPYDDYRNLNSSVSSVSSIWSWCYKIINASNTIIAGTQNPAASLTDAQRALYKAEASFFRAYAYNHLSILFGGVPLLTTPVAAPRTDYTRASEADVIALIISDLTFAAANLPDPANVTTQGRINKFAAAQLLAEAYLRANKPADAQKAAQSIIDSKFYSLVTARYGVKASQPGDPFADMFTYGSMRRSQGNTEAIWVVEQQYNITGGGADFDQRRREWGPFYVNISGMLVADSLGGRGIGRIRPTNWWTYGLYETKDMRNSQYNIRRNYWYNDPAGANYGKLVVPKAADTAYYMYAHTTKWYEFQPGDPQGSSSFKDRIMMRLGETYLLLAEAQFMQGDLGGAANSINVIRNRANATPVTAADITLDYILDERARELTAEELRRLTLIRTNKLVERTRKYNPSAGPNIADYNIHLPIPQSEIDVNKDAVLKQNDGYK
- a CDS encoding TonB-dependent receptor, producing the protein MKLTFLLMTTVFLHASAATYAQLISWSGNNVPLEKVFSVIRQQSGYTIVASKEVLRTAHPVTINVHEATIKDFLDMVVREQPLKYSIENKSIFISPKPISVVATSGIVQGIDIKGKVTDESGSPLPGVSVRIKGTSLGTSTGNDGSFALHLPSNGPSVLVFSYMGTTPQEVTVNGDNPSLNIKLKAAIEQQTEVVVVGYGTKKRSDVTGSISSVPKDRLKNQPVSNVLQAIQGSAAGVNIVNNSTRPGSSPAFYLRGLKSISASNAPLIVLDGIPFNGTYNDINPNDIESIDMLKDVSASAIYGARGANGVIMITTKRGKSGKPVIAYNGYAGAEYQTNVVKNMNGEQYREKNHWYNIQAGRPTAPDLPYLSEQQNYANGVPEVDWQKEISQQGYMHSHELSISGGSDNVKYYVSGTFLKQDGTLKGYQFNRSSIRSNVDINVTSWLKTGVNMFFVNNNEDGGRVSLFNANSLSPYGTLYNDKGDYAIYPIAPQTLYTNPLINLYNPGLNRNKNINASGYAEVAPTFLKGLKYRVNASYGYRPKRTADYTGRKMGDNLGTANVYNEEAKQWIVENVLSYAKTFGKHALDFTALYSAQQDMLFTSTLAANSFVNDNLLFNNLGAAQVQKTYSADSVTSMLSQMFRANYVYDSRYLITATIRRDGFSGFGASNKYGVFPSVAIGWNIQNEAFLKEIPAISQMKLRASYGRSGNQAVGAYQTLTRLTTSPYIYNGVTAVGVIPDKLGNPNLKWESTTGLNVGVDFGFFNNRLTGSIEGYKTNTFDLLLSRKIPSLTGYSSIYDNIGKTANKGLEILVNSKNLTGNDFTWSTSFNISFNKNKVVALYGDSKDDITNNLFIGKPLLGIYDYTMAGIWQEGEDNSIDPGTKPGYIKFKDINGDKKIDANDRSYLGTQLPKYIAGLTNTFTYKNLSLNIFIQDVHGSLRPDNILDNRDQGGVVNLPANIPYWTSENKINTNPSLYYSNPRGYKYAEDASYIRLKDITLSYQFDKNLLQRYHISNLMMYLSGRNLATFTKWKNWDPETSPSTITSTQARLNNGQGTGQQSSDFYPNSATVVFGINLSL